Part of the Ictalurus furcatus strain D&B chromosome 19, Billie_1.0, whole genome shotgun sequence genome, GAGTCTATAACGCATCCTAGAAAGTAGAGACGTATTACTTTCCAGCATTCATAAGTATATACcccgcacacacatacacacacacacacacacacacgcacacgcaaaGTCTTTACGCCTATGGAATGCATTGTTCTCATTTTCTAGCTGCCTAACTGGCAGGTCCTTAGATCCTCagtcttgtgtggaatgagaAACAAATCAATAGTATTTATCCTTCTTGGGTAGTTGGTTAGACTCGGATTTGGATTGTTGAACAGTTACTTTTACTGCTCGGCCTGGAGGCTTTCTGTTTGGTTGACAGGGGCTTTAAAACTGTTAACTTCCTCAAACACCAGCTCTGTAGAAAGAGAATGGAGGGACGATAAAAGAAAATCAATGAGTTATGcactcaatttaaaaaatatatacctaTTAGTTGGAGCAATGATTCGGTCAAGCAACTTTATTCAATatgtaaaacatcatctttttttctctgacCCTTCCATTCCTCCAGCATGCGGTCCTTGCTCTCGGGGGTTTGGTCATATAGTGGTGCCTCAGGTTCATCTTCAGGATCGTGGTACTGAGAGAAATAAGGGTGGGACAGGGCTTCAGTGGCAGAGATCCGCCTGTCGCAGTCTAACACCAGCATTCTCTTCAACAAATCTACCGCTGAAAGATATAGGGATAAATAGAGTAACGGAGAAATGAAGGTAAGAAGCACATGAAGTAAAATTAAGTATAAGATTACAGGAGGTAAATATTGATCAGCCTGGCTAAAAATATATGCTCTGTTTACTGAAAGTATAGACATGGTATAGCTCTTACTAGACACAATAAGTGTTGTGTTTGGATTTGGTTAGAAGTTCAAAGATAAAAGCAATCAATCTACCCTTTCGCACAATTTAAAAACGTCTTCcaaaagatagaaaaaaaattaagcttttTCACAACTTCACACTACACAGCAAGTCAATTAGGGCATCTACTTTGTTCACTTcagaggccttttttttttttttttttaatgattagaCACAGATTTACAGTATTTCAGCATTAATTCCAGAAATCCAgttggtcaaaagtttacatacaccaagtTATCTCTTTAATCAGTCTGGAGGATTCCAGAAATTGATGCCATGACTTTTAGAAGGGTCTGGTTGGCCAAAGGCATAATTAGGAGTTAAGTGGGAGTGTACCTGTGGTTGTATTTACGATCCAATGTCCTTTTGCTCTTGATACCATGGGAAAATCTAAGCGACTCAAccaagacctcagaaaaaattGTGGGTCTCCAGAAGTCTGGTTCCTCCTtaggagcaatttccaaacaacatctgtacaaacaattgtatgcaaatataaaaatttgGGGACCATACATACACTACATGTATATTAACCCCAACTGCCATGGCCTAAAAGGCATTTAATCTGAAAAACACCATTCCAGCTGTGAAGCACGGGGGTGGCAGCTTCATGTTGGAGGgtgttttgctgaaaaaaagggactggtgcacttcagaaaataggTGACATCACGAGGAAGGAGGATTATTTAGAAATACTAAAGCAACACCTTAAGAGATCAGCCAGAAAGTTAAAACTCGATCACAGCcgggtcttccagcaggacaataatcCTAAGCATACCTCCAAAGTTGTAAAAGAATGCTTAAAGacaaagtgaatgttttggagtggccaTCACAAAGCCTTGACCTGAATCCTACAGAAAATTTGTGAACTTAAATTTAAGAGCATGTTTCAGCAAGGATTCCTACAAACCTGACGGAGTGACACCAATTTTATCAGGAGGAATGAGCAAATATTCCAGCAAAGTATTGTGAGATGCTTGTAGAAGGCTACCCCAAGCATTTGATTCAAGTTCAAACAATTAAAGGACAAAGCCACCAAATACTAAACTGTAAACTTGTGACCCactgaaaatataatataggaaataaaagctcaaatattttttttctgttagcAATTATATTGAAATGACCTCTTCTGGAAATTAAGTAAATACCCTAATTTACTTAACACAGGAAATatatgataacatgaaatttctGGGGTTGTGAAAAAATTTGTTTGAATATCTTTAGCATAGGTGAATGGCCTCTGCTGTATGTTTACCCTCACCCTGTGGATTGGCTCCTCTGAATATCTTCCCCAGATCCTGCTGGGGCATGTAGGGAAGGGACTGGATGTATTTCTGGGCCTGGACAATAAAAGTTCAAACATCAAACATCCACACTATAAGCTGCTGTTGGGCTTACCACTGACATTTATAGTATGTGGATGTGACCCATTTAACATAGGAATTATTAGAGTCAATTATTCTACTGGATTCCATATAGCCACTTAAATTATCCCCTGGGTCTTGAAGTGTTTGTACAGGTTGGCCCTGGAAAAAATCTTACAAATTACAATCcacccatagagaatctacatGCAATAAATCTCACATGCTCTGAAGAGATCTTcttcagaaggtcaggagttggGGTACCAACCACCTCCATGATTCTCTTCAGCTGATCTATATCTGAAGAAGCAGCATTAAAGATCATCAGAGCATAGAAATAAAAGTCTTATGTAGCTCCATACCACTGCCATAGAATCCACCTACTATTTTGTGAGAATAATCAATATACCAGTGCAATTCCCAGTCAGGgaaccccagccactggagggttgcacaagccagtgcactctcagtgccggtcccaagcccagaaaatggggagggttgcttcaggaagggcatccggtGTAAAACTTGTGTCGGAATCAAATACGTGGATAGGTGCTCCACTGTGGCGATCCCGAATGGGAGCAGccgaaagagggggaaaaaatcaatataccagtatactactactaataacagAAAGTTGTAAATCTATGGATGTAAATTATACTACTGTATCAGTTCAAAACTTAATTCCATGTCtaacacttaaaaaataagtatttaaTACTTGTGTTCTTTCTTGCTATCAGATTATAtaatgtacagttgcaatcaaaattattcaacccccattgcaaattaggtttattgtcaaaatttacagacgttcagctgtttgcaatgaacaaatcaaacataagcaattgaaatagttcaacacaatgaatgcttcaagtggtttcagcaacttcaactgaaaatgcaacttataatgacagaaaaaggaagctatcaatggctgcaagcagatttctgagaaggcaggttgtgaaaaaccctcgagtgactgcaaaagacctgcagcaagacttggtggcaacaggcactgaggtttcagtgagcagagtaaggcgcgtactaaatgcagaaggtttccatgccagaactccaagatgtacaccactactgacccaaaagcacaagaaaagtcagctcaaaatcatataaataagccacagaagttttgggattctgttctgtgtcaacagcaatgaaacaaaactggcatgagggatcagcggtatgtctggaggaagaagaatgaagaaagaacactctatccacagtgaagcatggtggtggctcggtgttgctctggggctgctttgcatcctctggcactggaaaccttcagtgtgtggaaggctagatggattcactgaagtatcaggaaatactaggagaaaacgtcatgccgtctatgaggaagctgaagcttgggcatcattggaccttccaacaggacaatgatccaaagcatacctcaaataccacaaaggcttggttgcagaacaagtcctggaagattctacagggccatcacagtcacctgatttgaaccccatagaaaatctctggtgggattcgAAGGCGGCGgtttgcagcacgcaaacccaaaaatattactgaactggaggccattgctcatgaggaatgggctaagattcctcaggaacgctgtcAGTAGCTGgggtctggctatgcatctttctagagcaaaagggtgctctactagtGCTAAAGATGCTTGTcgtgaaggggttgaataattttgaaactggagaagtcataagttgcattttcagttgaatttggggaaacaaacaacttgaagcattcgttgtgttgaactatttcagttgcttttgttgaTTTGTTAATTGCACACAGCtggaagtctgtaaattttgacaataaacccaatttgcaatgggggtcgaataattttgattgcaactgtaaattaGACTACCACAATGCAACCTGCTGTCTTACTAGGGAGAGAAAGCAGCTCTTTTAAAGGTGACACTTAGAAGTGCATCTAGTCTTGGCTAGATAAAGGATACAGTCATTTCCTGGAAACAAGACCTTCCCTTTGATAAGTTCACCCATAATACATCCCACAGACCAGATAtccactgaaaaagaaaaattaccAATCAACCAGAATCACACATTTGAAACTATTACATCtttggaaattattattatttatttttttttgttaaataaatcacaatataCTCTAAAACAGCACATTGTTATAAATGACATGAACTCTAAATACTGCAttgttaaaatatttaagataaaaatacaGATACATATTAACATTACACATCTAATAATCTAAGCTGTGCTGTGAACATAATGGAGTAATCAAAATCCTAAGATTAATTATGTTTTTACTTTCTCTCCTGACAAAGCAGTGCCAGTATCCATCATCAACCAACATTAAACAGACTGGAAAgttaataaaatacatatagCTCTTTTATATCTATGCATTTGTGGTCGTTTGTTGCAGGAGCTTTTGCTAACAGatgcggcctgctactaggcccgagctgagaatggtcataaaggccaagcaggcaaagaagagcggtcctgaggggacGTGGGGGGACGTATCatgggacatgaggttgttagggcggttagcccccagtgctactgtagggcctcccctagccaaggctgtcccaagttttcagtgttctctggtcagtgagctgtcacagggtaacgaaaatctgatgctttccctccagtaGAATGaggaatagttaacatcactaaaagactgtctggcagcgtggaaactacttccaaatgtgtctccatgggttctgtctaccatagaaaagggttaccgggtccagtgtagagctcgacccccccagttcagaggtgtgctcaccacagtagtcagcacagaccagagcccgacgttagcgcaggaagtacaaaggggccatagaacatgtaccccgttccttgagggagggaggtttctACAGCCGTTATTTAttggtccacaaaaaatagaggagtatgcggctaattttagatctgcgtcatctgaactgtactcttcggacatacaggttcaagatcctgacgcccaaacttgttccacagattcagtttgaggactggtttgtgacgatagatctaaaaggtgcaattttccacatagaaatatcgttagctttatcccctcgcacctccacaaagtgcatggatgtcattctggctccattgtgactccagggcatccgtgtactaaactacctgggcgactggttaattctagcacgatccagggaactagtgattcaacattgagatgttgttctcgcccataTGAAGAACTtagggctcaggttgaacctcaaaaaagtatgctttccccagtgcagtggacaacttttctaggggttataaggattctactatgatgagggcgtagagtcaatcctatcaacactgagcaagataaagctggatcttgggagactattggagcttatgggcctattgcacaggagaccgttcagtggtggctgagaagttgggggtttcatccaaggacgaaacctctgagagtaatcagtgtcacgcggcgatgcctacgtgctctgagaattgaGTGttcctggtttctagccttgggtcacactctaggggtgtcgcCTTAGCGCAAGActgtaatgacagacaccttcctcacgggctggagcacggtcttaggcagctgtccagctcacggtctctggagcagccctcatctggagcggcatataaattgcctagaaatgtgggccatatttctagcactgaaattccttcttcctcaattgagaggtcgacatgtgtttacagacaacacagtggtggtctcatatattgaccaccagggaggattatgtctgcgccccctgttcaggcaggcgcaactaattcttctctgggcagagggaaagtttgtcagtgagtgcaatgtacattctgggaatatgggggcagacatcctgttgaggcaggggctgaggcccaggaattggtggctccatccacaagtggtggagtacATATGGCAAGGTTTGGTCAAGCGGGACTGCGTGTGTTCGcatctgaggagacaacacatggcccgctGTGGCTCACCCTCACtgctcccgcacaattagggctggacgccatcgtgcacatgtggccgaggtcacatatGTACGCTTTTcacccgatcgctctgctcccacaagttctagcaagagttcgcctagacagtctatgtctgctactagtagcaccttattggccaactcgaatatggttctcacagataatatccctgctagatggcactcctt contains:
- the mapk11 gene encoding mitogen-activated protein kinase 11 isoform X2, translating into MGGARALPDPHAGRLGRVRLRVVIGLLDVFSPAASLEEFNEVYLVTNLMGADLNNIVKFQRLSDEHVQFLIYQLLRGLKYIHSAGLIHRDLKPSNVAVNEDCELRILDFGLARQTDDEMTGYVATRWYRAPEIMLNWMHYNQTVDIWSVGCIMGELIKGKVLFPGNDYIDQLKRIMEVVGTPTPDLLKKISSEHAQKYIQSLPYMPQQDLGKIFRGANPQAVDLLKRMLVLDCDRRISATEALSHPYFSQYHDPEDEPEAPLYDQTPESKDRMLEEWKELVFEEVNSFKAPVNQTESLQAEQ